DNA from Rhinatrema bivittatum chromosome 1, aRhiBiv1.1, whole genome shotgun sequence:
gaactgtgaaggacttcaaaggggcgtgggataaacactgtggatccataaagtctagaggacatgaatgaagagtgggtggctcgcgggaatgacggctactacctggagataatacccttattcaataaacatacacacggttaatgcgactccaacactgctctaagcttcaacggcaagaggaaatgtggaaaaaaggatttgcattcacaaaaaagcgaggagtagcttgcttgttacggcggttactaccccaaaccaaataagcctgatacttcactttcaatgcatatccagcatagctctctgcttcaacagcaggggagaaagcccgatatttcacacatatccagcatagctctctgcttcaacggcaggggaggaagaccgattcttcacgcatatccagcatagctctctgcttcaacggcagggggaatgacgaaaagtggatctatatacagacaacaaccaacaaggactgaattacatagtctgggtaaacaaataagcatgggtgtagcttgcttattgcggcggttactacccctaactaattaagctagtatttcacttagatgcagttccaacactgctctctacattaatggtggggatggaagggaaatagaaccaaaaggttactaagagccaagagaaacagataaatatgagaagaaaaaagtgagaagcttgctgggctgatTTGATGGGtggtttggtcttcttctgctgtcatttctatgtttctatgttatacaAACCGAACGTCATAGTCATACACCTAGGCAGCAATGACCTAGGGACAGGGATTTGCATTACAGTTGATGCGCTGCATCAAAATGACTTAAGTGATTTGGCGGCCTGGTTTCCCAGTACATGTTTGATGTGGTCAGATATTATTCATTGGATAAAATGGAATGACAACTTGTGGAGGCAGGGTCGCAAAAAGATAAACCAACAGATAGGCGTATGGGTACGAAAGCTCGGCAGGCGACAGATATTGCATGAGTGGACAAACGAGCCCTGACATAGGTTCCAACCTTTTCAATAACGAGATACAGGAAGCTTTAGAATGCATCCTCGGGAAGGAACCCCTATGCGGCCTACAGCTGGATTGTTAGGGCAGGCTGAGGTCCAGGGGTGACTGTACACAGTCCATCGTTGCACGCCCACTGCCAGATGAACTCCTGGACTCTGTCTGCTGCCACAGCATGCTCAAATTCCATCATTAGCCTGGTCCGCACAACACCGCAGAAGATGGGCCAACAGGCTGTCTGTGTACCGCCATCCATCGCCGCTATTCTGGAATGGTGGATAACCTATTTGGCGGTGGCTAGAAGGAAATTGATGAggcagtctctcgctctcatccTGGGGTTCTTGGCGGTGATGTGACCAAAGACCAAGAGGTGCGGACTAAAATGGACCCAGAAGCTGAGGAGGAGGGCTTTGAGGTCTGCGAGGAAGGTCGTCAGCCATGGACACCGGAGAAAAATGTGCTCCAGTGTATCCTCTTCCCCGCAGAACTCACACCCTCCTCCCGAGCCCCGGATACGCTCCAGCAGTCCCCCAGTAGCGATAGCCCCATGGGCGATGCGCCAACTGATATCCCCGGTGGATTTGGGGATCAATTCGGAGTAGAATTGTTCCCACCGAGGCTTCTGCGCACCGCCCAGCACCCTCCGCCATGGTGTATCAGGGTGGCTAAGGAGGGTACTCTGGTGCACCCAGTGGTGTACCAGTAGGTTGACCGCTGCCTTCGGGGCTTCCTGGAACGGCAGCTGCTGGAGCATATCCAGCCGACTgaggctggggggcgggggacAGGGAGGCCGAGGGGGTCCTTGAAGATGTTGCGGTGGGCCGATTAGCAGGTCCGGGAGAATAGGGGGAGGGACGGGCAGGGGGGGAGTCTCCCGGCCTGAAGGACCCCCCTCGTACAGGCTGGAGGGGTCGGGGGTAAAAAGGCCCCGTATCTCCCTGAGCAGACGACCGGCTACGTACGGGTGCCCCATGCCCATGCGCCGGGCCAGCACTTCTGGGGTCACCCAACATCGCCGGTCTGTGCTCAGGAGATCACCGACCCGTGTGGTCCCGGACTCTATGAGCCATCGGCGCACCTGAGGGGAGCCCAGGGCATTCACAACCAGAGCGGGGTTGTGAATAAGGGGCTCCTCTGGAATCTCCAAACTCAGGGGCCCCGAGGGGTCTCGTGTTCCGGAGACCACACTCCAGGCTTTGAAAATGTCCTGGTAGAAGACCGGCAGCGCAGGGAAGTCGTGAGCGTACACTTCCCTGTCTATCACCAAGAGCTGCCAGTCGTACCGCAACCCGCCCACTTGCTGGAGGAAAAAGGCCCCCAACGGGCGCCACTGCGGAGGCGGGTCTGCGTACAGGAATCTCCGCAAGGCCTGGAGAAGCAGGGTGTAGTCTCTGCATCTGATGTCCAGCACCCCCTACTAGCATTTGTGAGTTTTTGCATccgtggccaacttcttttcaaatcttGAATGAAGGCAagggacctgttactgaggcagaGAAGGAACCTACTAGCATTTGTGGTAGGCTGTGGGCtgatttaagagagagagagagcaagagagcaccTAGCCtaaaaagcttgactagtactcACTTTCAACCTCCCTCCCTAAGTGGGATTCAAACTCATAGCCCCAGGCGCTGAGACCAACCTTCCTCAGTGCCTACCACCTCCAAGTCTTCCTACTAGCATTTGTCCTATTTCAGCCCAAAATGAAGTAGAACTGGGGGGAAGGTGTGGTAGCCGTCCCCCcttcaaaatgaaaaatacaactGGTGCgcccctgcatcccgcagggtacgcagaaaaagactgaaaataaAGTCATAGGTGGTGTTTCCTACTAGCATTTGTGACTAGTATCAGCCTTCTCCTGGAGTTCCACACATACAAAGGCAAGGGTTCGTTGGGGAGTTGAACCCAGGACCTCTCTCACCGTAAGCGAGAATCATACCCCTAGACCGATAAGCCAGTGGATCCTACTAGCATTTGTGCCAGTAACAAAATTACAAGACTACAATTCCCAGAGTGCATTGGGATTTGGTCTAAGACAGTCAAGACTGATTACCTTGTTAAGGCTGACTCTGTTCAGGTGGCAGCAACCTTAACCATAATCCTCTCCAATTCATGTAACACTTTAGAGGTAGGGGAAAGGCGAGGATGATGTGTTGATTTTGTTAGAGGTGCTAATAAGAATGGGGACCTTCTAGCAGTTAAAAGAAGCAGAGCAAAAGGGTGGTTTGAGGAGTTTATTTATAGTGTGATCTTGAAGAGTTGGTGTGGGGGTGGTTTTTTGAGGTAAGTGGTTGTGTCTTAAttttagttgtttgttttttttgcaaatggCTTTAATTTCTGTGCTTAGATGTCTTGATAAAGTGTTGTGTGGTTTTGGGGTGTGCTCACTTTGTGCAGCAGGCTTCaatatactgtaaggggtagttGGGACTTTCTAGTTCTGTACTGGTGATTCTTTCTCTTGAGACTTGTTGTCTTGGGTGGAACAAGTCATCCTGACACAACTCCTCCAGGGATTCCTGTGAGCTctttattataataataataataccttcTCTATCAGTATGACTTGATCTTATGTTAAGGGAGTTTCTTGTGAATGCTCTGTTAAAATAAATGTCCTACTCTAACTTGAGTTTcttaatccccctccccctgcttttttttttttaaatttgtcaaATGTGGCACTTCTAACCTGCCTTCTCTTCTTCATACCTCCTATGCTTGTGAATGTTCCTGTGCCTTTCTCTAGGCAGGGGTGAGGTCTCTGTTAGCCAGTATGGCAGCTTTTTACCTCTGGgtcacatcaagctaggttgagagaacattgcacaaatctcatctttgggtgagtgtcctcactccaaaggtcatcaaatcttcacaagagagcactgttctgtttgtatgtctcactctgaatgtcacagtgccccctaactcctacactaatacctaaacctcacctcagtgactaggtgggcctcccatagggctaTAAATACCTATCTTGTGTGAGGGCATTGTGGCTAGTCTTGCTCTTGTTGTTTCTCTCCTTGTAGGAGAGCCCTGATAACTAGCCATGAGCAAAAACATCCCAATGCATGATAAAGCCCTATCTCACAGCTTTACACaaaagaaaaaggtgtagtttaaAATTCACATTAGAGCCATGCAATACAGCTTTGTAAAACTATGAGCCTAGCCCACTTCAGCTTTGAGCACCTAAGAAGTCACAACTTAAGTGAACTCTTAAGATTCCAGAACTAGAAAGAGGTGGGATAATGGTAAGTGAACAAGAAGCATAACTGGACCACTTCAGTGTGCAGTGACTGTGCTAATCTTTATCTATTTGAACACCATGGCTGCCCCTGTGTACTACTTTTTGTTCTTACTACTTTTTAAGCTTTGCTACTTAGCTACTCCCACCCCTATCAATCAAAGCGAATCTGGGTGTGATTGTATGGATTCCCTTTAGCATTCCATACATCTATTCTGCTAACAAGTATAGACTTGGTTGCTTCTGTTTAAGGATACTGTGTCCTTGTTCTAAAGCTATACTTCCTTATtctaaataatgaaataaattgtCTTTCTGCATTGAGAAAAACCATGGAAGTTGACATCTTAACTCCCCCCCCCTGGTTTTTAAGTTAGATGATAGTGGAAGCTCCATCCTTGTCCAGTCATAGACAGTAACCTTATCCAATGTGCCTACCACAAAGTTAGAAAGATCTGCTCTGAGGCTAACAATCTAAGTGGTAGGGTGAGAGGAAGGTACCTATATAGTCCAAGGGATCTTGTTATACCAACATGTTAATTGCCCTGTAATTACAGAACTTCATTTCTGTAACGAAACAGCAGCACATGCTCTCCTTCATGATCTCTGTTCAGTGCATTAGCTGAGCACTAACCTGCATCGCTGGTACTGCACTCACTATGGTGACACACTTAAGTGCTTAATTCCAGACCAGAAGTAACATGTGCACCCCACTTTGGGAACTGAGCTTCAGGTTGATAGGACAAAGGCCTTTTGTCCTTGGATATGCTATTACTGCTGCAGAGACTCAGAAAAACTGTCCCCACTTCAGTTGAGGGGAAGGTGAGCACATCCTGAATTTCTTCACTAAAATGTAGATTAGTTTTGGGGCAGTCCTCCCATccaaatctaaattaaaaaaaaaaaatcctttaggACAGGGACACTGGAATAACTTGGCATGTCATGTCTAGCCATTCCTGTTTAGAATgaggtggttttgtttttttttttttttttgttaacttgtTTTGCAAGTTTAAGTTTAGCTATGTGGTTGAGTAAGTCAAGATGTCTCATATCACTATTCTTCAATTCAATCAGCTGCCAGTGGCCATCTGCTCTGCCTTTATCTTCCCTCTACAGTGGATCAATCTAATTTTCCTCTACGTACATTGTTGTATCTCTGGCACCAGTCCATATAAAATTTGGGTTAAACTCCCAGGCCTGGCTTCAGCATCCCCTTTTGGCCTGAAGCTGTGGATGTAGAATTGCAACTCCTGGCAAGTGGGACTTTCTTTGCCTAACACTGGTCAGATCCAGGGTGTATTTCAGAAGCTGCTATGGTATGTTCCAGCCATTTTGCTAGGTTTGGGGGCTTCAAGTCAGGGCATGGTTAAACTGAGCTGAGCACTTAGATCTGAGACTGAGCTGGGAGCTAATAGGCTTTCTCAGCAAATAATATGCTGCACTTTCTtcccaagctggagaaatgttctaCATTGTAACATgatctcatgctctctctctctcctctttttgtAGTACAACATTGCGATGTCTGAGCATGGGAAGACTGTTCAGAAAACCAAAGCTGCAGTCAAGTCCAGGTCAGCCAAGGCAGGTCTTGCGTTCCCCGTGGGCCGTATCCACCGTCTCATGAGAAAAGGAAACTATGCTGACAGGATTGGCTCTGGGGCTCCGGTGTATGCAGCAGCAGTGATGGAGTATCTCACGGCAGAGATTCTAGAGTTGGCTGGGAATGCTGCAAAAGACTGCAAGAGGACTAGGATCTTACCAAGGCACGTGCAACTAGCAGTCAGGCATGATGAGGAACTTAACAAACTGTTTGATGGCATCACCATTGCCCAGGGAGGTGTCTTGCCAAACATTCAAGCTAAACTTGTCCCTAAGAAGACATCAAAAGCATCAGCTCAGGAGAAGAAAACTGTAGAGTCCCAAGAATTCTAAGCTTACTGCTAGTCCAACCACCTAAGCAAACCCAAGTGGAGGACTTCTCTACAGTGTTTATAAAGATTTTAGCTTTATAATCATGGTATTAATGGAACCCAGAGCATAAGCTCGTGCCAAGTTCTAAACTGAATGTAGATACTTGTATCATAAGCACTTGCATGCCAAAATTTTACTTGGTTTTTATTCTTTGATATAAATTATAATAAAGCTGAACTTGTAATTATCCTGTCCCTTGTTTAAACTGTTCCTGTAAAATCTATAGAAAATATCTTAAATTTGCATACAGCTTTTCACCCAGAGCCTGGTTCAATCCATTAACTTGCCCCTTAGATTCTTATTTTAGGACAGGCTATGTGGTGAACCCTTATCAATGGATTAAACTCATTCATCCTTGCATCCCAAACTTGCTCCTCCAAGATCTGCACCCCAGTCCAGATTTCTGCACTGGGGTATATTTGTATGCACCCTTTGGGATAGGGTGTGATCCTAtctgatcttaaggtagccaatgGTGCCAGCACAAAAATTGAGTGCATGAAAGTGGGTAATGCCTCCTGTAAGTGATGAAAgacttcatttggagtactggtataattcaaaaagatataaacaagaATTGGCCCAGAGGACAGCCACTAACAGTGTCGTCAGTCTTAATCCTAAAATATGTAGGGACAAACttgaagatctaaacatgtataccctggaggggaAGCAGCAATACAATAGACATCTAATTATTTCCAAGGTACAAGAGCACAGGTGTtgggtctctttcaatggaaaagatgGCTCTGGGATGAAGGTAAAAGGTAGTAGACTGAGATGCATCCACTACCATGTCTAGTCTAGGAGTAAGGACTCTCCTTGTGGAGATGACAGTATTGGATTCTAAGAAAACATGGactaagcacagaggatgcttgcAGGAGAAGAAAGGGATTAAAAAAGATGACTGGACTTGATGATATTCAGGAGGGAGGCATATAGGCAAACTCCatgcctatcttttttttttttctcccagaaaACCAACTAGGCTGCAGTCCTTAAGGATCTCTGTATTAAAGCGGACAGGCTTGGTGCCTCACTGCCATAACAAAACCCGAGCAGGAGTCCCAGGTCAGCTTCTTCCTTTGTAGGGGTGCGTGAGTCCAAAATTGTATGATGGGCTAGTTACTGCAGTGGCATTTTTCATGTTTCTTTACTTTATATTCCTTGATGGATTCTCTTAACCCAGCAGTTAAGTCACTTTGGCTGGGGCTGTAATTCTATTGTTCAACAAGAGACCAGACTTAAGGCTCACATTAGATGGGTTCtggggaggtcacgtgatgcagtgcAGGGGAAAGCCGTGATTTTTTCCCTCGCAGCGCCGACCCTCCTGCATCCAGCCTCATCCACGGCTATTTTGGCTTAAATTCAATCCAGGACCTTGGGGAACCTGTGCTGATCTCACGCCGCTTCAGAGGAGCGCCATGGCGGCCCGTTTGAAACAAAAAGATAAGGAGAAGGACAAGCCGCGTGGCTCCGAGGTGCAGAGCAACATGGCGCCGGCCACCCCGCCCCCACCTACCAAAGCGGCGATCACTGAAATCAAGGCCGCAATATCAGAATTACTAGGTCCGGAGCTGAAGGGTATTTCCACTATACTCACCGAGCTAGCCGCGGCGTTTGCGGGCTGCGAGGCCCGTTTTTTCGACGTTGGAGCAGCGAGTCTCCGATCTTCAAGACGGCGCGCAAAACGTGGAGGCAGAGGTGACGGCCTTAAAACTGGTGGTGGCGAAGCAGGCAGACCGTCTGGAAGGACCTGGAAAACCGGTCTCTCGCCGCTCAAATTTGCGTTTCCTGGTCCTCCCGGAGTCTATACCTGATCGAGAGCTTGTGACATTTTTGGAGGGCTGGCTCACCAAGGAATTGGGCCTTACCACGGCGCACGGGCCCCTGCGTGTTGAGAGGGCACACCGGCTGGGCCAAAGGAAGGAGTCGGATCCCAGACCGCGCATCATAATCGCcaagatttttaattttgtgcACAAAGGGGAAATTTTGCAGGCGACTCGGGCAGGTAAAACACTGATGTATGACAATAAAAAGATCATGGTGTTTCAGGATTTTTCGACCGCCCTGTCTGCGAAGCGCCGCGTTCTAGCCCCGGTATGCACTCAGCTTATTAACTTGGGATACCGTGCCACTTTGATATATCCGGCTAGGCTACGGGTGGTTACCCGAGAGGGAGTCCGGTGGTTCACGGAGCTCATGGAGGCGCAGGAGTTCGTGCGTACAATGGCCTCCAGAAGTCATCAGAGTTCCCCTCGTGCAAGTGAGGACCCAGATTGAGAGCAGCGGAGTGGCTAGCCATCACAGTTTGGagccctaactgccagcatttggagttttccccttcttttttggGAGTTTCTTTCTTTCCCTACAGCTGGTGTCAGCGCGGGACTgggctgagttttttttttatctgtgcccAGGACTTTGTTGCAGCGGTTCCCCGTCTTGGACTCCTATACAGTTTTTCGGTTCTTCTATCTGACACTAAGCCTATGCGAATGTCCATGTGCGGACCTCCCAGGGTCCATGTTCAGCATACATGGAGTGGATGAGGCTGGAATGCGTCGggtaggggggggtgggtgttTGTATGCATGGTGGTGACTTCTTCTACTGTATGCATGTTGGGGTGGGGAGGTTTCGGGcacagggggggggaaggggggcagggggggggaatTCATTTCAGATTCGGGGGGGTACCATGCACGTAGTTCGGGGAGTCAATTCTTGTCCTCTATTGGGATTGCTTTTACAGGAAGGTTTTAGCTGGGAGAACCTTCCTGTTTATGACCTATGCTTACCTGTTGTACTGTTTATCCTCTTTCTAGGTCATGTCAGTTAGTGGATTAAGGTTCATatcctggaatgtctgtggcatAAATTCGCCTATTAAGAGGTCAAAAATATTGAATCATCTTAAGAAAAAACAGGTGGACGTGGCatttctccaggagactcacttgaCAGATGTTGAGCATGCCAAGCTCCGcaaggttggggtggggggatgtGTATTATGCCTCGGCCTCATCCAAATCCGCAGGGGTAGCTATACTTTTTGGTAAACATGTGCCCTTCACCATAATCCGGGAATTGAAGGATCCACGGGGTCGCTACCCTGATTCTAGTTGTTAAACTTTTCAATGTTTCAATCATACTTTGTAACGCCTATGCTCCAAATAATGACACGGTGGGATACCTGCGGGCCCTGCAGGGTCAGCTGCTGCCCTATCTTGATGATTTTGTTAtcctgggaggggattttaatgcgATCCGTGATTTGCATTTAGATAAATCCAATAGTAGCCCACGGGATCGGGTTGTCAGCGCCAGTTTGACGCAGCTTGAGCAGTCGATGCATCTTCTTGATGCGTGGCGCCCTCTTACACACCCAAGTGAGAGAGACTTCACACACGTATCTCGGGCCCACGCGACATGGTCGCGTttggattatttctttattagtgaTAAACATTTTACAAAGGTTAATGATGCATGTATTGGCGATATTCTTATTTCCGATCATGCTCCAATCTGGATGGATGTGCAGGTCTCCCCTTACGCTCCTACTCCACGGCAGTGGCGATATCCATATTTTTTGGCGGATGATATTCCTTTCCAGGAATATCTATGCTTGCGATGGCAGGATTACGCGACTCTTAATGAGGAACATAAATCTGACCCTGTGCTTTTTTGGTACGCCGCTAAGGCAGTGATACGAGGAGATATTATCTCCTTTGTAGCCCGTCGACGGAAAGCCCTAGATGCGAGTCTCCTCACTTTAAGTGCCCAGTTACAGAAGCTTAAACGGCGTCTAGCTCGTACTAGTATCCCAGAGGACAGGGAGGCCCATCGGGTATTACAAGGGAAAATTAACACTTTACTTcatcaaagagaaaagaaaagtctGCTCTATTATCAATATCGGATGCATCGCTACAGTAATAAGTCGGGCAGGATGCTCCATAATTTAGTGAAGGCGTCTCGctcctccaagcacatccctgtaATCCGTTCAGAAACAGGAGTTATGCATACGGATGCTACGGCCATTCTTGCGCAGTTTCAGACCTTCTTCTCTCGCCTTTACACTAAGGGAGCTTGGAAGCCTGATGTCTGTACTCAATTTTGTGCAAAGCTGGATTTACCGGCTCTAACAGTGGCACAACAGGAGAAGCTAAATTTGCCCCTGGAACAGGAAGAAATCCATAAGGCCATCCAGCAGTCCAAGCGATTTAAAGCGCCAGGACCGGATGGGTTCACGGCTGAGTTTTATCGTAGCCTAGTGGATCAGGTTAGCCCCGTCCTGGCTCAGACGTTTACCACCTTGGTCGCTCAGGGGCAATATCCTCATCATGTCAATCAGGCCCACATTACACTTATAGCCAAGCCGGGGAAGGATGCTACTTCCGTGACTTCTTACAGGCCTATCTCACTCCTCAATGTTGACCAGAAGCTATTGGCCAAAATCCTGGCTGACCGCTTGGCGGAGGTACTTCCCTCCTTGATTGGGGaaaatcaggtgggctttgtaagGAAGCGTTATGCGTTAACTGCTATCAGAAAGGTCCTGGCGGCCATGGAGATGAGTCAGATGATGGAAGAGCAATATCTTTTGGTCAATTTTGATGCAGACAAGGCCTTTGATCGTGTAGAATGGGGCTACCTCTTCTACATTCTGCGGGAGTTGGGCTTTGATGGCTGGTTCCTAGATGCCCTTCGCTTATTATATCATGAGCCCACTGCGGTTATTGTAGCTAATAATGCTCATTCAGAGGTGTTTTCTATAACCCGAGGCACCAGACAAGGGTGCCCCCTGTCACCTTTGCTTTTTCTGCTACAGTTAGAGCCTTTATTACTGTCAATTCTTGACATAGGGCAGATACGGGGTATACGCATGCACCAtgaaatttttaaatatgttgCATTTGCTGATGATGTGATGCTCTTTTCATCTAGGCCCCAGCGCTCTTTACCTCCATTAATGCAGCTTTTTGCGGAATTTGGCAGTTTTGCGGGACTTCGCCTTAATCCTACTAAGTCAGAGGCTTTAGCCTTTCCGGATACCCTTAGAGAAAGCTGGCAGGGTGATTTTCCATTAAAATGGGCTGCTGGTTCCCTCCGCTATTTGGGGGTGATCATTACCTCCCCTCTGACTGACCTTTACGTGGCAAATGTTAAGCCTTTGCTTCAGGTGACCCTGGATAGACTTcgcacttggcatgccttgcctctctccctctgtggccGTCTTAATTTGTTTAAGATGGTGCTTTTGCCAAAATGGCTCTTCCTTTTGCAAAATCTGCCTCTTTTGCTTAGTCGTCAAGATCTTAGATCCATTGACAAAGCCTTAAGGGTTTTTTTATGGAGGGGAGGCAAGGCGCGTATTTCATTGGTGGACCTTCGAGAGCGCTGGGGAGCGGGGGGATTGGGAGTTCCTGACTTGCGACTCTATAATCTGGCATGCAATCTCCGTATTTTAAGGGATTGGATGTTACATCAATCTTCCTTTATTCACATAACTGCGGAGTCGGCCTTGGTGGTGCCTTTTGCTCTTTCTTATGTTGTTCAAGCTCCTGCCCGGGAACTCCCTTTTGTGCTGCTTCATTCTTCCGTTGTCACCCCGATTCGAGCTACGTGGCGGCTAGTCACACAGCTGCTACGGACGCCTCGATTGTGTGTGCCCCTGCTACCTATTCAGGGGAATGGTGCTTTCCTTCCAGGCTCCCAGACCAAGGGGTTTCAAGACTGGCGAGCACAGGACCTTACTCGCATAGGGCAGGTTATCAATGATGATGGTCAGTTGCTCTCCTTTCCTGACCTGCGCTCAAGGTTTGGGTTGAATGTCTCTCATGTTTTCCCGTACCTCCAACTTAAGCATTATTTTCAGTCCTTACCGATGGACCCTGGCCCAGTGGAGGTCCTTACCTCCTTAGATAGGGTATTGCGGTTTAACGTCCAGAGGGCTCCCAAGGTATCCCATTATTACAAGATTTTACAAGGTGTCACGAGAATGGAGCCCTATGTATTACTACTTGAACGTTGGAATAAAGATGGGATATTTGCTCTTACAATCCCCATATTAAAGCAAGCTTTGGGCGAATTAACCTCATTACTATTAATATGTATTATAGAGAAATGCATTATAAGTTTCTGCGAAGGGCTTATATCTCTACCCAATTGGCTCATCGCGCCGGGTTGGTCCAGAGTGCAATTTGTAGTAAATGTCATGGAGCAATAGGGCATCTCTCCCACTCTTTCTGGGCTTGTCCTAAAGTCCGCCGCTTTTGGGGACGGGTTGCATCATATTTAATGGACCTTTTGGGGGTTAATCTGCCTATAACGCCACTACTGTTCCTTTTTGGCCATTTCCCACGCATTTCCTTGAAGCAGGGTCCCCGATATTTCATACACAAAGCTTGCTTGGTGGGGAAGAAGGTTATTTTATTGTACTGGCGGGATCCGGGTCCCCCCTCTTTTTGGACTTGGCGCAATCATTTACATCACTTGTTACGCATGGAGGAATTGGGCTCCCGAGTGGACCCACGCTCCCGCCGGAGATTCTTACTGATTTGGGACCCTTATTTGCAATCACTGTCTTCCCGGTCACGAAGTTTGGTTATCAACGATTGCTGAGGTTGTAGTGGAATCCACCTCTAGAAGATACATCTTGGCCTCTGGACGTCTCGAAGGAAGCTGTGTGCATGGACACTGACTTTGGACATTTAtctttcatgggggggggggatggggagttgTA
Protein-coding regions in this window:
- the LOC115085600 gene encoding histone H2A, sperm-like isoform X1: MLLLLQRLRKTVPTSVEGKYNIAMSEHGKTVQKTKAAVKSRSAKAGLAFPVGRIHRLMRKGNYADRIGSGAPVYAAAVMEYLTAEILELAGNAAKDCKRTRILPRHVQLAVRHDEELNKLFDGITIAQGGVLPNIQAKLVPKKTSKASAQEKKTVESQEF
- the LOC115085600 gene encoding histone H2A, sperm-like isoform X2, which codes for MSEHGKTVQKTKAAVKSRSAKAGLAFPVGRIHRLMRKGNYADRIGSGAPVYAAAVMEYLTAEILELAGNAAKDCKRTRILPRHVQLAVRHDEELNKLFDGITIAQGGVLPNIQAKLVPKKTSKASAQEKKTVESQEF